The Gemmatimonadota bacterium sequence TGACAAACGTGACTTTCCTGAATTTTGGCGGTAATCAGTTGAGTGGCGCCATTCCAACTGAATTGGGCAACCTATCCAATCTTACTTATCTGTGGCTTAACGGTAATCAGTTGACTGGGCAGATTCCATCAGAATTGGGCAACCTGACTAATCTCACTGATCTGTGGCTTAACGGTAATCAGTTGAGTGGGGAGATCCCAATAGAATTGGGCAATTTGACCAATCTTACAGGACTAATTCTCTGGGGCAATCAGTTGACTGGTGGAATACCCGTAGAATTGGGTAACCTGACAAACCTTGAATACCTGGATCTTGTTGCCAATCAGTTGAGTGGGGAGATCCCATCTAAATTGGGCAACCTGACAAACCTCATCTTCTTGGGGCTTCGCGGTAATCAGTTGAGTGGCTCTATTCCAACGGAATTGGGCAACTTGACAAATCTTGAGGTATTGAAGCTTGACGATAATGCGTTGAGCGGTGAGCTCCCATCCGAATTGGGCAACCTGACCAACCTTAAGGAACTGAATCTTTGGGGCAATCCGTTGACTGGTGCACTTCCCCAAAGCCTGACAATGCTGACAATGCTGGAGAACTTTCACTTTGGAGGTGGTGGATTATGTGCGCCATCTGATGCAGCCTTTCAGACATGGCTTCAGGGCATTAAAGATGTCAACGGTCCAACTTGCTCACAATAGGACGCACTCGGACGGAGGACAGACCGTTAGAGTCAGGCTCCGCTACACAGCTTAAATCATAGCTTGCTTCTGCATGATTTAAGCAGGGACCGCGATGACGGCGATGTTAATTCAGAGCCAAAAAAAAGGCCGTAAGCGTTGCTCATTTTCAGCAAAAACTTGCGGCCTTTTAAAAAATGAAATTGCCCCTCAGGGATTCGAACCCCGATACCTGGAACCAAAATCCAGTGTCTTGCCATTAGACGAAGGGGCAATACTATGTCGAGGGCTAAATATAAATTTTTAGCCTATTAGAGGCAACTTTCTTTTTAGAAATTAGCGGACAGCGATCAGATAGAACCTTCTGGATCGCGGCTCAACTTCATACCGCGATGACGGTTGTTACCACTTCCCACTTCATACTTTTTACTTCCCACTTCTCATCCTCGCCCAGGTGTCGCGCAGGGTGATCGTTCGGTTTAATACAAGCTTTTCATCTGATGAGTCTGGATCGACACAGAAATAGCCCAGGCGTTCGAATTGGACCACGCTGCCAACATCTGCGCCTTTCATGCTCGGCTCGACATAACAGGTTGGACGCACTTCCAATGAGTCGGGATTTAAGTTGTCCGTAAAATCCTGTCCATCTTCCGTTCGGGTTGGGTTTTCCGTCATGAACAGCCGATCAAATAATCGCACTTCGGCCTCCAGTGCGTGTTTGGCAGATACCCAGTGCAGAGTTGAGCGAACCCTGCGTTTATCGGGTGTTGTGCCGCCGCGACTTTCTGGGTCCCAGGTGCAGCGCAGTTCGATTATGTTGCCGTCATCATCTTTTACAACATCCTGACAAGTGATATAACACGCCGCGCGCAGTCGCACTTCGCGTCCAGGGGCAAGACGGTAAAATTTGCGCGGGGGATCTTCCATAAAATCTTCCCGTTCGATGTACAATTCCCGGGAAAAAGGCACGGGACGTGTGCCGGCATCGGGGTCTTCGGGATTAATCATCGCTTCAAATGTCTCTTCTTCGCCTTCGGGATAGTTTTCAATGACCACTTTTAAGGGGTCAATCACGCCCATTACCCGGGGCGCGACTTTGTTCAGGTGTTCGCGAATATAGAATTCAAACAAATCTATTTCCGCGGTTGTATCCCGCCGGTTCATTCCCACGCGCCAGATAAAATTTTTAATGGCTTGCGGCGGTATCCCGCGTCGTCGCATTCCCGAAAGCGTGGGCATGCGCGGGTCTTCCCATCCGTTTACGAGACCGCGCTCGACCAGTTGGGTCAACATGCGCTTGCTGGTCAATGTGTAGGTGATATTCAACCGCGCAAATTCGATTTGCCGCGAGGGGAAAATTTCCAATTGCTGGATGTACCAATCGTACAGGGGGCGGTGTTCTGCAAATTCGATGCTGCACAGCGAGTGCGTGACTTGCTCTATGGCGTCGGATTGCCCGTGTGCCCAATCGTACATTGGATAAATACACCATTTGTCGCCTGTGCGATGGTGCGATGTGTGTTTGATCCGATACATGACGGGATCGCGCATGTTCATATTTGGCGATGCCATATCGGCTTTTGCGCGCAATGTACACGCGCCATCGGGAAGTTCTCCATTTTTCATTCGCTCAAATAGATCGAGATTTTCCGACACGGTGCGATTGCGATAGGGGCTGTTTTTCCCCGGTTCTGTCACTGTTCCGCGGTATTCGCGTATTTCCTGCGGACTCAAGTCGCAAACATAGGCTTTTCCCTGCATAATGAGTTCCACTGCATAATTGTAGAGTTGGTCAAAATAGTCAGAGGCAAAGTACAATCCGTCGCCCCAATCAAAGCCCATCCATTTCAAATCTTCCTGGATAGACTCGACGTATTCGGTGTCTTCCCGGTCTGGATTGGTGTCGTCAAACCGGAGATTGCACTGGCCGTCAAATTCCTCG is a genomic window containing:
- a CDS encoding glutamine--tRNA ligase/YqeY domain fusion protein, with translation MATTEDAPTDFIREIVREDVKNGKHKKIVTRFPPEPNGYLHIGHAKAFCLDFGLAEEFDGQCNLRFDDTNPDREDTEYVESIQEDLKWMGFDWGDGLYFASDYFDQLYNYAVELIMQGKAYVCDLSPQEIREYRGTVTEPGKNSPYRNRTVSENLDLFERMKNGELPDGACTLRAKADMASPNMNMRDPVMYRIKHTSHHRTGDKWCIYPMYDWAHGQSDAIEQVTHSLCSIEFAEHRPLYDWYIQQLEIFPSRQIEFARLNITYTLTSKRMLTQLVERGLVNGWEDPRMPTLSGMRRRGIPPQAIKNFIWRVGMNRRDTTAEIDLFEFYIREHLNKVAPRVMGVIDPLKVVIENYPEGEEETFEAMINPEDPDAGTRPVPFSRELYIEREDFMEDPPRKFYRLAPGREVRLRAACYITCQDVVKDDDGNIIELRCTWDPESRGGTTPDKRRVRSTLHWVSAKHALEAEVRLFDRLFMTENPTRTEDGQDFTDNLNPDSLEVRPTCYVEPSMKGADVGSVVQFERLGYFCVDPDSSDEKLVLNRTITLRDTWARMRSGK